The Chloroflexota bacterium genome window below encodes:
- a CDS encoding ABC transporter ATP-binding protein, with amino-acid sequence MNESAVPVIAVENVSKWFGSVVAVNDVSLSITPGITGLLGPNGAGKTTLLKMMEGLAAPSDGTVTIFGETPRNNPNLFRRVGVMSEHEAVYGFQSGKQFVDFSAKLHGVTATAEATAQAIERVGLADAQHRPLGTYSRGMRQRMRLAAAIVHEPQAIILDEPLNGTDPRQRIEFHDLMRHLADEGRTILISSHILEEVETLADRILLMVSGKLAASGDYRAIRAKLDEQPYAVRIVSNDPRAMAAALIELESIESVSLGGDNEVIVLSTNVAVLQRSLAHIAKDRGIRLERVEPLDDSLESVFSYIVEG; translated from the coding sequence ATGAACGAGTCTGCTGTTCCCGTCATCGCTGTGGAAAACGTCTCCAAATGGTTTGGCAGCGTGGTGGCCGTCAACGATGTTTCACTCTCGATTACACCAGGTATAACCGGATTGCTGGGCCCAAACGGCGCCGGCAAAACGACACTCCTCAAGATGATGGAGGGGCTGGCCGCACCGTCGGACGGCACCGTAACTATCTTTGGCGAAACGCCGCGCAATAATCCCAACCTCTTTCGGCGTGTTGGGGTTATGTCGGAACACGAAGCCGTGTATGGCTTTCAATCCGGCAAGCAGTTTGTAGACTTCTCCGCCAAGCTGCACGGTGTCACCGCCACCGCGGAGGCAACCGCGCAGGCAATCGAGCGGGTCGGTCTGGCCGACGCCCAACACCGGCCGCTCGGGACGTACTCGCGCGGCATGCGCCAACGCATGCGACTGGCAGCAGCTATCGTACACGAGCCGCAGGCAATCATCCTCGACGAGCCATTGAACGGCACGGATCCGCGCCAGCGCATTGAGTTTCACGATCTCATGCGCCATCTCGCCGACGAAGGGCGGACGATTCTCATCTCATCTCACATACTTGAGGAGGTTGAAACGCTTGCCGACCGCATTCTCCTCATGGTGAGCGGCAAGTTGGCAGCCTCCGGCGACTACCGTGCGATTCGGGCGAAGCTTGACGAGCAGCCCTATGCTGTACGCATTGTCTCTAACGACCCTCGCGCTATGGCGGCGGCACTCATTGAGTTGGAAAGTATTGAATCGGTCTCGCTGGGTGGAGACAACGAAGTGATCGTCCTGAGCACAAACGTGGCGGTGCTGCAACGGTCGCTCGCCCACATCGCCAAGGACCGCGGCATTCGCCTCGAGCGTGTGGAGCCACTGGACGATTCGCTTGAGAGCGTCTTCAGTTACATTGTGGAGGGTTAG
- a CDS encoding ABC transporter ATP-binding protein — MNEVAVGKPLIEAQGLTKHYGQTIALHDVDMRVSNGITGLLGPNGAGKSTAMKLFLGLLQPTAGAATVLGERPYENIAVRTRLGYMPEHDCLPDFVTASEFLSHMAQVSGIPLKHARTRAADMLRHVGLDEERYRHIKEYSTGMKQRVKLAQALVHDPVLVLLDEPTAGLDPAGREEMLELVRRTGREFGINLMLSSHLMGDVESTCDRIIVIEGGAIIEQGDVADFTQETETFYIDVDDRREELVTVLQSSGLKTRISGASVVVMLRDDDQLDVIRDALAESGARLRRLAPSRGELSDIFRRNAE, encoded by the coding sequence GTGAACGAGGTGGCGGTAGGCAAACCCCTAATCGAAGCGCAAGGCCTCACCAAGCATTACGGCCAAACTATCGCGCTGCACGATGTTGACATGCGGGTCAGCAACGGCATTACCGGCCTGCTGGGACCCAACGGCGCGGGCAAGAGCACCGCCATGAAGCTCTTCCTGGGGTTGCTCCAACCTACAGCGGGCGCGGCTACCGTGCTGGGAGAAAGACCCTACGAGAACATCGCCGTGCGCACGCGCCTCGGATACATGCCGGAGCACGATTGCTTGCCCGACTTCGTCACGGCATCTGAATTTCTCAGTCACATGGCGCAAGTGAGCGGCATTCCGCTCAAGCATGCCCGCACGCGCGCGGCGGACATGCTCAGGCACGTGGGCCTGGATGAAGAGCGTTACCGCCACATAAAGGAATACTCGACCGGCATGAAGCAGCGCGTGAAGCTGGCACAGGCTCTCGTGCATGACCCGGTGCTGGTGTTGCTTGATGAACCGACGGCCGGTCTTGATCCTGCCGGACGTGAAGAGATGCTGGAACTCGTGCGGCGTACCGGCCGGGAATTCGGCATCAATCTTATGCTCTCTTCGCACCTCATGGGCGATGTGGAAAGCACCTGCGACCGCATCATCGTCATTGAAGGGGGAGCAATCATCGAACAAGGCGATGTTGCTGACTTCACCCAAGAGACGGAGACGTTCTACATAGATGTGGACGACCGGAGGGAAGAACTGGTTACTGTGCTCCAAAGCAGCGGCCTGAAAACGCGGATCAGCGGGGCTTCAGTTGTAGTGATGTTGCGCGACGACGACCAGCTCGACGTTATCCGCGACGCCCTTGCAGAGTCTGGCGCCCGCTTGCGCAGACTCGCGCCTAGCCGCGGCGAATTGTCGGACATCTTTCGGAGGAACGCCGAGTGA